The following coding sequences are from one Ornithorhynchus anatinus isolate Pmale09 chromosome 11, mOrnAna1.pri.v4, whole genome shotgun sequence window:
- the LOC100079807 gene encoding metallothionein-like, translating to MRTGHSILTLSALSIILLHTTASCPAPMDPQNCGCAPDGSCACAASCKCKNCKCTSCKRSCCSCCPVGCAGCAQGCICKEPQTDKCSCCQ from the exons ATGAGGACCGGCCACAGCATCCTCACCTTGTCTGCTCTTTCCATCATCCTTCTGCACACAACAGCTTCCTGCCCAGCACCCATGGACCCTCAGAACTGCGGCTGTGCCCCTG atgGCTCTTGTGCCTGTGCCGCCTCCTGCAAGTGTAAAAATTGCAAGTGTACTTCGTGCAAGAGAA GCTGCTGTTCCTGCTGTCCGGTTGGGTGTGCCGGGTGTGCCCAGGGATGCATCTGCAAAGAACCTCAGACTGACAAGTGCAGCTGCTGCCAGTGA
- the LOC100079781 gene encoding metallothionein-2A-like, whose amino-acid sequence MRTGHSILTLSALFIILLHTTASCPAPMDPQNCGCAPGGSCACAASCKCKDCRCTSCKKSCCSCCPVGCAKCAQGCVCKGPQTDKCSCCQ is encoded by the exons ATGAGGACCGGCCACAGCATCCTCACCTTGTCTGCTCTTTTCATCATCCTTCTGCACACAACAGCTTCCTGCCCAGCACCCATGGACCCTCAGAACTGCGGCTGTGCCCCTG gtgGCTCTTGTGCCTGTGCGGCATCCTGCAAGTGCAAAGACTGCCGGTGCACTTCGTGCAAGAAAA gctgctgctcctgctgtccGGTTGGATGTGCTAAGTGTGCCCAAGGATGTGTCTGCAAAGGACCCCAGACCGACAAGTGCAGCTGCTGCCAGTGA